One genomic region from Eremothecium gossypii ATCC 10895 chromosome I, complete sequence encodes:
- the CTR1 gene encoding high-affinity Cu transporter CTR1 (Syntenic homolog of Saccharomyces cerevisiae YPR124W (CTR1)), with protein MGLESYLGHAMLKHHDADSMPTMTAADATSATEHAGHGSGSSGSGGHGGSGSVHMMNMYLGNNYKGYPVLFKNLKADNGAEAFGIFVLIVVACFAYKSLLFISWCLEVKWFKNVGKSQPSADGSVGQGKESASAPADIYARDIEHQNPLFPTMPHFLFDIFAPTWKELLQDLVRLVITFLSTLIVYLLMLVAMSYVLTFIFAIAFGLATAEVFYNRCKLVLVRRWDLKRELEKRKGCPGSGNCSCGYHRPEENAVLDDTVSCSTMKDRSVSQADADCCCAPVAAMEKQQRQQREVSQIARQREENGDMNVDLMPAEKFK; from the coding sequence ATGGGATTGGAGTCGTACTTGGGCCACGCTATGCTGAAGCATCATGACGCTGACAGCATGCCTACAATGACAGCAGCGGATGCCACTAGCGCCACCGAGCATGCCGGACACGGCTCTGGAAGCTCTGGCAGCGGTGGCCACGGGGGCAGCGGCAGCGTCCATATGATGAACATGTACTTGGGCAACAACTACAAGGGGTACCCGGTTCTATTCAAGAATCTAAAGGCGGACAATGGGGCCGAGGCGTTCGGTATTTTTGTGCTGATTGTGGTGGCCTGTTTTGCATATAAGTCTCTTCTATTCATAAGCTGGTGCCTAGAGGTGAAGTGGTTTAAGAACGTTGGCAAGTCGCAGCCGTCCGCAGATGGCAGCGTCGGTCAGGGCAAGGAGAGCGCCTCTGCACCAGCGGATATCTACGCACGCGATATCGAGCACCAAAATCCTCTCTTCCCAACCATGCCACACTTCCTGTTCGACATTTTTGCGCCAACGTGGAAGGAGCTGTTGCAGGACTTGGTCCGGCTCGTGATCACATTTCTCTCGACCCTAATCGTCTACCTGCTCATGTTGGTGGCAATGTCCTACGTGCTCACATTCATCTTCGCCATTGCGTTCGGTCTCGCCACTGCCGAGGTATTTTATAACCGCTGCAAGCTTGTTCTTGTGAGGCGTTGGGACCTCAAGCGCGAGCTGGAGAAGAGAAAGGGCTGCCCCGGCAGCGGCAACTGTTCATGTGGCTACCACAGGCCTGAAGAGAATGCGGTGCTCGACGACACAGTGTCGTGCTCCACCATGAAGGATCGCTCCGTCTCGCAGGCTGACGCAGACTGCTGCTGTGCGCCAGTTGCCGCCATGGAGAAGCAGCAACGCCAACAGCGCGAGGTTTCCCAGATTGCACGCCAGCGCGAAGAGAACGGCGACATGAATGTCGATCTTATGCCCGCCGAGAAATTCAAATGA